A portion of the Manihot esculenta cultivar AM560-2 chromosome 2, M.esculenta_v8, whole genome shotgun sequence genome contains these proteins:
- the LOC110609928 gene encoding wall-associated receptor kinase 2, whose amino-acid sequence MEINSQLFLLAVSLAAVAGTSIGANAQPTADCPDRCGDLSIPFPFGTKEGCYLNKDFLITCNASNNYEAFLGETNVTVLNISLEGQLRISTSPACDCYNSSGNSTISTTSTLIVDKFPLSYTENKFTAVGCDTVTIIQGLERQDYATGCISYCGGFRDVVNGSCIGMGCCQTFIPKDVLEFEVSIYSFFNHSSVWDFNPCSYAFVVEANAYNFSTLDLADLRHETTFPVVLDWAIGNETCDDARKNHETYACKDIRSICYDSDNGPGYLCNCSEGYSGNPYLVNGCKDVNECEIPSLNKCTDICLNTAGNYTCSCPKGYHGDGRKDGSGCSSTTKSRTGVITGTSIGLVVVFAGISCFILVIQRRSQTRLRKEFFKQNGGFLLQKLLTNKSSTDTAKIFSEEALKKATNNFNKSMVIGQGGYGVVYKGILSDERVVAIKRSKAIDRTQIEQFVNEVIVLSQIHHPNVVKLLGCCLETSVPLLVYEFISNSTLFHHLHDKGCAHTLPWQTRLRMAKETATALAYMHSMQIIHRDVKSANILLDDEFTAKVSDFGVSRLVPFDQEQISTLVQGTLGYMDPEYFQSGILTEKSDVYSFGVVLVELLTGKKAICSDCEEKSLALYFISSLRGGRLFEILEDRVKQEGNAKQLKRVADIARSCLRLEGEQRPTMKKVVEDLEMIRSIA is encoded by the exons ATGGAGATCAATTCGCAACTCTTCTTGCTTGCAGTGTCATTAGCAGCAGTAGCAGGAACATCCATTGGAGCTAACGCCCAACCGACGGCCGATTGCCCAGACCGCTGCGGAGACTTAAGCATTCCATTCCCATTTGGGACAAAGGAAGGATGCTATCTAAACAAAGATTTCCTCATAACATGTAATGCTTCAAATAATTATGAAGCATTCCTTGGAGAAACCAATGTAACAGTTCTCAACATATCGTTGGAGGGCCAACTTCGAATCTCTACTTCACCAGCATGTGATTGTTACAATTCTTCTGGTAACTCCACCATATCTACGACATCTACCCTTATCGTGGACAAGTTTCCCCTTTCCTACACTGAGAACAAGTTCACCGCCGTGGGTTGCGACACCGTCACGATCATTCAAGGCCTTGAACGTCAAGATTATGCAACAGGGTGTATATCTTATTGTGGAGGATTTCGAGATGTGGTGAATGGGTCATGCATCGGAATGGGCTGTTGTCAGACCTTCATTCCCAAAGATGTATTGGAGTTTGAAGTGAGTATATACAGTTTTTTTAATCACTCATCCGTATGGGACTTTAATCCCTGTAGCTATGCCTTTGTGGTTGAGGCGAATGCATACAATTTCTCAACATTGGATTTAGCTGATTTAAGACATGAAACAACATTTCCTGTGGTGCTTGATTGGGCTATTGGAAATGAAACATGCGATGATGCACGAAAGAATCACGAAACATATGCTTGTAAGGACATTAGAAGCATATGCTATGATTCTGATAATGGTCCCGGCTACCTCTGCAACTGCTCTGAGGGTTATTCGGGGAATCCGTACCTTGTTAATGGCTGCAAAG ATGTAAACGAATGTGAAATTCCAAGCCTCAACAAGTGCACAGATATTTGTTTGAACACTGCGGGCAATTACACTTGTTCTTGCCCTAAAGGGTATCACGGGGACGGCAGAAAAGATGGAAGCGGCTGCTCTTCTACTACGAAGTCACGCACCGGGGTCATTACTG GTACTAGCATCGGCCTTGTCGTGGTATTTGCGGgcatttcttgttttattttggtAATCCAAAGAAGAAGTCAGACAAGGCTTAGAAAAgaatttttcaagcaaaatggAGGATTCTTGTTACAAAAATTACTCACAAACAAAAGTTCAACGGATACAGCAAAAATATTTTCAGAAGAAGCACTAAAAAAGGCCaccaacaacttcaacaagagTATGGTCATTGGCCAAGGAGGTTATGGTGTTGTATACAAAGGAATTTTATCAGATGAGAGGGTAGTTGCCATCAAGAGGTCCAAGGCTATTGATAGAACCCAGATCGAGCAATTTGTCAATGAAGTGATCGTTCTTTCACAAATCCATCACCCAAATGTTGTGAAGCTCTTGGGTTGTTGTTTAGAGACTTCGGTTCCATTACTAGTTTATGAATTTATCAGCAACAGCACCCTCTTCCACCATCTTCACGATAAAGGTTGTGCCCACACATTACCATGGCAAACTCGCCTAAGGATGGCAAAGGAGACTGCAACGGCTCTTGCTTATATGCATTCAATGCAAATCATTCACAGAGACGTTAAGTCTGCCAATATACTACTAGATGATGAGTTCACTGCCAAAGTATCTGATTTTGGAGTTTCAAGATTAGTTCCTTTTGATCAAGAACAAATATCAACGTTGGTGCAAGGGACACTTGGATACATGGACCCTGAATACTTCCAGTCAGGAATATTAACTGAAAAGAGTGATGTTTATAGTTTTGGAGTTGTTCTTGTGGAGTTGCTCACTGGAAAAAAGGCGATTTGCTCCGATTGTGAGGAGAAGAGTTTAGCTTTGTATTTCATCTCTTCATTAAGAGGTGGTCGCCTGTTTGAAATTTTGGAGGATCGAGTAAAACAAGAAGGAAATGCCAAGCAGCTTAAGAGAGTTGCAGATATCGCAAGGAGTTGCCTGAGATTAGAGGGAGAACAAAGACCCACAATGAAGAAAGTCGTGGAAGATCTTGAGATGATAAGAAGCATCGCCTAA